TCCGCCATCGAAGAAGGAGCTCAGGCTCGCTTTCCCGTCTTTTATTCTCGCTGTCCTTCAACCATCTCTTCTAGTTTTGAAAGTCGATCCTTCAAATCCCTATTTGCTTTCTCAAGTTCCTCAATGCTCTTTTCCATCGAGTCGATTTTCTCAGGTTCTTTCTCTTTTCTCAGTGCTCTGATTGCTTCGCGGGAGTACCTGATTTCTCTTGCCATGACTGCCCGCTCCGCGATGTTGCGTAGAACCGGAATGAGTGAAGCATCACCGTAATCTTTGACAGCAAGAAGTGTCATGACCTTTACTCGGTATGATTCATCATCAAGGAGCTTCTCCAATTCTGATTTGATTTCAGGCCGTTTCTTCTTGTATCGCTTACCGAGCTTTGCAAGGACCTTTGGCACGGTTCTGCGTAACTCGTCTGGCGTACCTACTTCCAAGTATGGCATGATGATATCGATTGCCTTTTCCTTCTCTGTTTCCCCAAGTCCCTGGATGTATCCCTGTTTGATGATGTGGTGCCAGCTCTCCGGTGCTTCTTCCAAACCTTCTACAAGTGTATCAAATGCTTCTTCATGTTTTGTCTTGCCAATGGAATTGGCTGCAGCAGAAACAACGAAGTAGCTCTCCTCGTCTTGTGATAGCTCCTCAAGGGCTTCAAACGCACGGTCATTTTGATAGAATTCACCAAGCGCTTTAGCAACTCCAGTTCGAGCTTTGCTATGTTCTAGGTGCGTGGCCCGTAGCAACTGGTCAAGAGAACTCTCGTTCTTGATGGATCCCAATACTTCTGCGATCTCCACTTGAGTTCCCCAGAACTCCTCGTTGAGCAATGCTTTGCCAAGTGCTCGTATTGCCTTAGGAGAGGCTTTCTCACCCAACGCCTGTGCTGCCTTGATTTTCTGCACAACATTGGTACCATGCTTGAGCTGCTCTATCCACATTGGTTCTGGCTTCTCGATGGTCCAGTCCATGAGGGTTGCATAATCTGGATCAATGATTATTTGCTTAGGCTTGAGATTGACTGGATAGTAAAAGGAGTGTACACGCTCATCGATCTCCATCTCGTATCTTGTGCGCTTTCCTTCGTTATCGACGAATTCCACTGTCAGGGGGAACTTGAACACTTCAGGTGTCATTTCATGTTCCTGCGTCTGTTCAATCCGCACCTTGGCATGTTTGAGATTCTCATCATATGAACATTTGATTTTGCATTCTGGATAGCCGGCTTTGTAGAGCCATTGTTCAAAGAACCAGCCGTAATCCTCACCAGTCATTTCGGTAAACAGAGCTTCAAGATCGTGTGTATATACCGACTCGTATGCATATCGAGTCATCCATTCACCCAGAATATGCCACCAGTTCTTTTCGCCAACTAGATGCTTGAGCATATAGTATCGCCAAGCCCCACCTGGGTATAGGTGGCGATCAAAAACATCCATTCCACGTTCCCACTCATTTTGAACTAATGGCCTGCGATACTTCTTCTTATCTTCCTTGAAATACGCTTTCTGCTTCCCATATTGGTCGTAGTAGTACTCTTCATCACCCTTGTCATGACGCTTCCATTCATTCTGCATTTGTGTGGCCCACCCCTCATTGAGCCAACCATGACTCCAGGTTCGACAGGTCACTAGGTCCCCACCCCAGCTATGTGCCAACTCATGGGAAACAAGGCCATCCGAATCGAAATCCTTGTGTGCTTTTTCATCATGAAGTGTTGCGTCAGTTTGAATTGTTGCACTGACGTTTTCCATTCCCCCAGCTACAAACTCTGCTGCTGTTACCTGCGCATATTTGTCCCATGGAAATGGAACACCAAGCTTGTTCTCGAAGAACGTGACCATGTCAGGAGTTTTCTCAAAAGAACGATAAACAGTATCCTTGTCCCACTTCGGATGAGTGTAGTAACTGACTTCGAGACCGTCTACCTCTTCTTTGAACACTTGAGCTTTGCTTACCCATATCATCATAAGATATGCCGGAATCGGTTTTTCTTGGTACCAGTGGAAGCTTTCGGTTCCGTCATCATTTTCCTTTCGCTCCTTGAGCATACCATTACTCATGGCGAAGTA
Above is a window of Candidatus Thorarchaeota archaeon DNA encoding:
- a CDS encoding HEAT repeat domain-containing protein; protein product: MTDFHEYLKLLMRGSIREAEQALLDDREDFTFPTARPQWAPPRHYEIEQLTMDWRVDLDKQYVDAMSKLSIESIVDGLDTLRLHAAELEITTIRDSSDEELEWELNPDDEGMIVYLKDPLEEGDKEEITFVYAIDKPRAGLFFTSPRPEFPDSKKSAWTQLQDDYARFIVPVYDNPSHKFTTETFLTVPKGYFAMSNGMLKERKENDDGTESFHWYQEKPIPAYLMMIWVSKAQVFKEEVDGLEVSYYTHPKWDKDTVYRSFEKTPDMVTFFENKLGVPFPWDKYAQVTAAEFVAGGMENVSATIQTDATLHDEKAHKDFDSDGLVSHELAHSWGGDLVTCRTWSHGWLNEGWATQMQNEWKRHDKGDEEYYYDQYGKQKAYFKEDKKKYRRPLVQNEWERGMDVFDRHLYPGGAWRYYMLKHLVGEKNWWHILGEWMTRYAYESVYTHDLEALFTEMTGEDYGWFFEQWLYKAGYPECKIKCSYDENLKHAKVRIEQTQEHEMTPEVFKFPLTVEFVDNEGKRTRYEMEIDERVHSFYYPVNLKPKQIIIDPDYATLMDWTIEKPEPMWIEQLKHGTNVVQKIKAAQALGEKASPKAIRALGKALLNEEFWGTQVEIAEVLGSIKNESSLDQLLRATHLEHSKARTGVAKALGEFYQNDRAFEALEELSQDEESYFVVSAAANSIGKTKHEEAFDTLVEGLEEAPESWHHIIKQGYIQGLGETEKEKAIDIIMPYLEVGTPDELRRTVPKVLAKLGKRYKKKRPEIKSELEKLLDDESYRVKVMTLLAVKDYGDASLIPVLRNIAERAVMAREIRYSREAIRALRKEKEPEKIDSMEKSIEELEKANRDLKDRLSKLEEMVEGQRE